One Syntrophaceae bacterium DNA window includes the following coding sequences:
- a CDS encoding ferric reductase yields MAKAKNPSADRLAWLVALTAGVTLALWAGSKWHFGDRFADGFKYPAKAASLTATTLMCWAVILSTRLRFLENLAAGLDKMYALHGRVGRWSFFIILLHPLFLSAHNLPDVASFLAALWFLEPASVRYILGHNLGVAVLILMALLVALTLWVRIPYHIWKRSHEIFGLVLLLVIAHVYVVDQDVAAYPLLRAWMYGLFALAAASFLYIRLMYRFLGPHVPYAVSRIERCGDILEITFSPAGRKLDFRPGQFVYLVVSRPGISREPHPFSIASGYRLDGKLKLGIRMVGDYTRTLDRLEAGDAVTFYGPYGRFGDRFLSADRDCVFVGGGIGITPFLGMWHVALHSEERLDERDVPASIRHFHPEILKSWKSPRVHLFYVCRDEADASFDDDIRGEIAACRSLGFGPPEERDHVYELYLSGSRGRISAAYIHKQVKGGAVGRMIFLCGPPAMMESLSREFRELGVPDDRIVFESYSLK; encoded by the coding sequence ATGGCGAAGGCGAAGAACCCCAGCGCCGACCGGCTTGCCTGGCTGGTTGCCCTGACGGCGGGCGTCACGCTTGCCCTCTGGGCGGGCAGCAAGTGGCACTTCGGGGACCGCTTCGCCGACGGATTCAAGTATCCCGCGAAGGCCGCCTCGCTGACGGCCACGACCCTGATGTGCTGGGCCGTCATCCTCTCCACGCGGCTCCGCTTCCTGGAGAACCTCGCCGCGGGCCTCGACAAGATGTACGCGCTCCACGGAAGAGTCGGGCGATGGTCCTTTTTCATCATCCTGCTGCACCCCCTTTTCCTGTCCGCGCACAACCTGCCCGACGTCGCATCCTTTCTGGCGGCCCTCTGGTTTCTCGAGCCCGCCTCGGTGCGATACATCCTGGGGCACAACCTGGGCGTTGCCGTGCTGATTCTGATGGCCCTGCTCGTCGCCCTGACCCTGTGGGTCCGCATCCCCTATCACATCTGGAAGAGGTCCCACGAAATCTTCGGCCTTGTCCTGCTGCTCGTCATCGCCCATGTCTACGTCGTCGACCAGGACGTTGCGGCGTACCCCCTTCTGCGGGCCTGGATGTACGGGCTCTTCGCCCTGGCGGCGGCGAGCTTCCTCTACATCCGCCTCATGTACCGCTTCCTCGGCCCGCACGTCCCCTATGCGGTGTCGCGCATCGAGCGCTGCGGGGACATCCTCGAGATCACCTTCTCCCCGGCGGGCAGAAAGCTGGATTTCAGGCCCGGCCAGTTCGTCTACCTCGTCGTCTCCAGGCCGGGCATCAGCCGCGAGCCGCACCCCTTCTCGATCGCCTCCGGGTACCGCCTGGACGGGAAACTCAAGCTGGGGATCCGCATGGTCGGCGATTACACGCGCACTCTGGACCGGCTCGAGGCTGGCGATGCCGTCACATTCTACGGCCCCTACGGCCGCTTCGGCGACCGGTTCCTGTCCGCGGACCGTGACTGCGTGTTCGTCGGGGGCGGGATCGGCATCACCCCCTTTCTCGGGATGTGGCACGTCGCGCTCCATTCCGAGGAGCGCCTCGACGAGCGTGACGTGCCGGCATCCATCCGTCACTTTCACCCCGAGATCCTCAAATCGTGGAAAAGCCCGCGCGTGCACCTCTTCTACGTGTGCCGGGACGAGGCGGACGCCAGCTTCGACGACGACATCCGGGGCGAGATCGCCGCCTGCCGCTCACTGGGGTTCGGCCCCCCCGAGGAGCGTGACCATGTCTACGAGCTCTACCTCAGCGGGAGCCGCGGCCGGATATCGGCGGCCTACATCCACAAGCAGGTCAAAGGGGGTGCGGTGGGCCGGATGATCTTCCTCTGCGGCCCCCCGGCGATGATGGAATCGCTGAGCCGCGAGTTCAGGGAACTCGGCGTGCCGGACGACCGGATCGTGTTCGAGAGCTACAGCCTGAAATAG
- the recA gene encoding recombinase RecA: MASHEQDREKAVELAIAQIERQFGKGSIMRLGGEEVIDVPVIPTGALSLDMALGVGGIPRGRVIEIYGPEAGGKTTLALHIVSEAQKMGGLAAFIDAEHALDVGYARKIGVDVDNLLIAQPDTGEQALEIAETLVRSGALDVLVIDSVAALVPKAELEGDMGDAQMGLQARLMSQALRKLTGTISKSKTCVIFINQLRMKIGMFMGNPETTTGGNALKFYASMRLDIRKITALKQGENVVGNRVRVKVVKNKVAPPFRETEFDIIFGEGISKEGDVLDLAVNNGIIERSGTWYSYKGDRLGQGRENVRLALKDNAELLARIEDEVREKFGIKKPEKQAPAEKPPEKEKKR, encoded by the coding sequence ATGGCATCACACGAGCAGGACCGGGAGAAAGCGGTAGAGCTTGCCATCGCCCAGATCGAGCGCCAGTTCGGCAAGGGCTCCATCATGCGCCTCGGCGGCGAGGAGGTCATCGACGTGCCCGTGATCCCCACGGGGGCGCTGAGCCTCGACATGGCCCTCGGCGTGGGCGGCATCCCCCGCGGGCGCGTCATCGAGATCTACGGCCCCGAGGCGGGCGGCAAGACGACGCTGGCGCTGCACATCGTCTCCGAGGCCCAGAAGATGGGCGGGCTGGCGGCCTTCATCGACGCCGAGCACGCCCTCGACGTGGGCTACGCCCGCAAGATCGGCGTCGACGTGGACAACCTGCTCATCGCCCAGCCCGACACGGGCGAACAGGCCCTCGAGATCGCCGAGACGCTCGTGCGCAGCGGCGCCCTCGACGTCCTGGTCATCGACTCCGTGGCGGCCCTCGTCCCCAAGGCCGAGCTCGAGGGCGACATGGGCGACGCGCAGATGGGGCTGCAGGCGCGCCTCATGTCCCAGGCCCTGCGCAAGCTCACGGGCACCATCAGCAAGTCCAAGACCTGCGTGATCTTCATCAACCAGCTGCGCATGAAGATCGGGATGTTCATGGGCAACCCCGAGACGACGACCGGCGGCAACGCCCTGAAGTTCTACGCCTCCATGCGGCTCGACATCCGCAAGATCACGGCCCTCAAGCAGGGCGAGAACGTCGTGGGCAACCGCGTCCGGGTCAAGGTCGTGAAGAACAAGGTCGCCCCGCCCTTCCGGGAGACCGAGTTCGACATCATCTTCGGCGAGGGGATCTCCAAGGAAGGCGACGTGCTCGACCTGGCCGTCAACAACGGCATCATCGAGCGCAGCGGCACGTGGTACTCCTACAAGGGCGACCGCCTCGGTCAGGGCCGGGAGAACGTGCGCCTGGCCCTCAAGGACAACGCCGAGCTGCTGGCGAGGATCGAGGACGAGGTCCGGGAGAAGTTCGGGATCAAGAAACCCGAGAAGCAGGCCCCCGCGGAGAAGCCGCCGGAAAAGGAAAAGAAGCGATAA
- a CDS encoding FAD-binding oxidoreductase produces MNDFPFMTSYWFDSQIATAPSLSGAQFADVAVVGGGFAGLSAAHHLKSSEPGLRVALVEAKHIGFGASGRNAGWLLSLPPVHWLLEDLDDPRRLADIRWTSQLCRENIAQLGRWVADEAIDCAWTPSRHVLAARNRLEAAALRWLMQRYEAIGLHCEFFEKEKMAQLVGYPAIAGMAYEFVSIQPYRLARGLRQRCLDQDVRIYENTPIETIRSTSRGVQLTAADGATLTARKVILATNAYTRSLTLDAEIPATSTQHTYMLATEPLEPDVLDRISQTRTPFGDPALSFFIGRIYENRLLFNGIDRASRVTPEDDRHVPSFVKLHREMLRRFPFLEPVPLAGAWGGAVQQTPSDAPIVRRSKNDPNVILNIGYGGGSGVGMALLSGRLTTGLVSERGPKDDDAQRLRTLLANSRFPRMGPVRAVFGVLRKMVFG; encoded by the coding sequence ATGAACGATTTCCCGTTCATGACCTCGTACTGGTTCGATTCACAGATCGCGACAGCGCCATCACTGTCCGGAGCGCAATTCGCGGACGTGGCTGTTGTCGGCGGCGGGTTTGCGGGGCTTTCGGCTGCACACCATCTCAAGTCCAGCGAGCCCGGCCTGCGCGTCGCGCTCGTCGAGGCGAAACACATCGGGTTTGGCGCAAGCGGCCGCAATGCCGGCTGGCTGTTGAGTTTGCCCCCGGTCCATTGGCTGCTGGAGGATCTCGATGACCCCCGGCGCTTGGCTGACATCCGGTGGACTTCTCAACTCTGCCGAGAAAACATCGCCCAACTGGGCAGATGGGTCGCGGACGAAGCGATCGATTGCGCGTGGACCCCGTCACGACACGTCCTTGCCGCCCGGAACCGCCTCGAGGCGGCCGCCCTTCGCTGGCTCATGCAGCGTTACGAGGCAATCGGCCTGCACTGCGAGTTCTTCGAGAAGGAAAAGATGGCCCAGCTTGTCGGGTACCCGGCAATCGCCGGTATGGCCTACGAGTTTGTGAGTATTCAGCCCTACCGGCTTGCGCGAGGGCTGCGACAGCGGTGTCTAGACCAGGATGTGCGGATCTACGAGAACACGCCCATCGAGACGATCCGTTCCACGAGCCGGGGCGTGCAACTGACCGCTGCCGACGGCGCCACGCTGACTGCCCGGAAGGTGATCCTGGCCACAAATGCCTACACACGCTCGCTGACGCTGGACGCGGAAATCCCGGCGACCTCGACCCAGCACACCTACATGCTGGCCACCGAGCCGCTGGAACCCGACGTGCTCGATCGCATTTCGCAAACCCGCACGCCCTTCGGCGACCCGGCCCTCTCTTTCTTCATCGGCCGCATCTATGAGAACCGACTCCTGTTCAACGGTATCGACCGGGCTTCGCGGGTCACACCGGAGGACGATCGCCATGTGCCGTCCTTTGTCAAGCTGCACAGGGAAATGCTGCGGCGGTTTCCGTTCCTCGAACCCGTCCCCTTGGCGGGGGCCTGGGGCGGGGCGGTACAGCAGACCCCTTCGGACGCCCCAATCGTGCGACGCTCGAAAAACGACCCGAATGTTATCCTGAATATCGGGTATGGCGGCGGGAGCGGTGTGGGCATGGCGCTCCTTTCCGGTCGATTGACAACAGGTCTGGTTTCGGAAAGGGGGCCAAAAGACGACGATGCCCAAAGGCTGCGCACCTTGCTCGCCAACAGCCGTTTCCCCAGGATGGGGCCCGTACGCGCCGTGTTCGGGGTGCTCAGGAAGATGGTTTTCGGCTAG
- a CDS encoding transposase translates to MKPRRTFSNEFKRQVIEEYLSGVSTAAQLMRRHEISSGLLYHWKDQYTKGRFDNPPSHEAALEERVRQLEQLVGRLTLENEFLKKAVQRSLAPPKRSGGSSLSIVPSSKASKGGAS, encoded by the coding sequence ATGAAGCCACGCAGAACCTTCAGCAACGAGTTCAAGCGTCAGGTGATCGAAGAGTACCTGAGCGGGGTCAGCACGGCGGCGCAGCTGATGCGCCGTCACGAGATCTCGTCGGGGCTGCTGTATCACTGGAAGGATCAGTACACCAAGGGGCGCTTTGATAACCCTCCCAGTCACGAAGCGGCCCTGGAGGAGCGCGTCCGTCAGCTCGAGCAGCTGGTGGGCCGGCTCACCCTGGAGAACGAGTTTTTAAAAAAAGCCGTGCAGCGAAGCCTCGCACCGCCGAAGAGAAGCGGCGGTTCATCGCTGAGCATCGTGCCCTCGTCGAAAGCATCGAAAGGGGGTGCGAGCTGA
- the alaS gene encoding alanine--tRNA ligase, producing MTSSEIRAKFLEYFRERGHAIIPSSSLIPKDDPTLLFTNSGMVQFKNCFLGLEDRGYYRAASSQKCVRAGGKHNDLENVGYTARHHTFFEMLGNFSFGDYFKKESIAWGWDFLTNVMGLPKDRMWITIYKDDDEAFEIWNKQEGVPAERIVRMGMDSNFWMVGETGPCGPCSEILFDQGPEVGCGRPECNVECSCDRHLELWNHVFTQFDRNLDGSFTPLPKPNIDTGMGLERLAAIVQGKKSNYDTDLFTPIIGHIAKLAGKSYGESPDGDVSMRVIADHSRAVFFLISDGILPSNEGRGYVLRRILRRACRHGKLLGFDRPFLHEVVSSVVEVMKDAYPEIVDRLAFVQKVVFNEEQRFLETLDTGLRILTDEVAKLKAVGGTVIPGDVVFRLYDTYGFPFDLTADIVKKDRLTLDMEGFEKRMEEQREKARESWKGSGESAVADSYKKLSLKGIRSELVGYEEVTEATSFVTAILKKDEEVDVITEGTNAEIFTDQTPFYGETGGQVGDVGVIEGEGFLFEVWDTQRPDENLITHIGKLKKGTLRVGDTVHLKVEKNTRRATECNHSATHLLNAALHAVLGDHVKQAGSLVNPERLRFDFTHFSRIDEKELDRIETLVNEYIQANLPVKTSILDKEAAMKTGAHAVFDEKYADKVRVVQMGKVSAELCGGTHVTRTGNIGVLKIISESAVAAGVRRIEAVTGPEAVKYIKRQDHELKKVANLLRTGPFEVAERVEKMMKHQRDLEREIEALKGRLAAKESGDIVKKAKKVGDVKLLAERVEVSDVKALRDFGDKLRDKLGSGIVCLGSQVGEKAMLLCMVTKDLAGKYNAGDIVKEIAPIVGGSGGGRPDMAQAGGTQPENIDKALKKVKDLLKGEKKVAKKAKK from the coding sequence ATGACATCGAGTGAGATCAGGGCCAAGTTTCTCGAGTACTTCCGGGAGAGGGGGCACGCCATCATCCCAAGCTCCTCGCTCATCCCGAAGGACGACCCGACACTGCTCTTCACCAACTCGGGGATGGTGCAGTTCAAGAACTGCTTCCTCGGCCTCGAGGACCGCGGCTACTACCGGGCCGCAAGCTCCCAGAAGTGCGTGCGCGCGGGCGGCAAGCACAACGACCTCGAGAACGTGGGCTACACGGCGCGCCACCACACCTTCTTCGAGATGCTGGGCAACTTCTCCTTCGGCGACTACTTCAAGAAGGAGTCCATCGCCTGGGGCTGGGACTTCCTGACCAACGTCATGGGCCTCCCCAAGGACAGGATGTGGATCACCATCTACAAGGACGACGACGAGGCCTTCGAGATCTGGAACAAGCAGGAGGGCGTTCCGGCCGAACGCATCGTCCGCATGGGCATGGACAGCAACTTCTGGATGGTGGGCGAGACGGGCCCCTGCGGCCCCTGCTCGGAGATCCTCTTCGACCAGGGCCCCGAGGTGGGCTGCGGCCGCCCCGAGTGCAACGTCGAGTGCTCCTGCGACCGCCACCTCGAGCTCTGGAACCACGTCTTCACCCAGTTCGACCGCAACCTCGACGGCAGCTTCACGCCCCTGCCCAAGCCCAACATCGACACGGGCATGGGCCTCGAGCGCCTCGCGGCCATCGTGCAGGGCAAGAAGAGCAACTACGACACGGACCTCTTCACCCCCATCATCGGCCACATCGCGAAGCTCGCCGGCAAGAGCTACGGCGAGAGCCCCGACGGCGACGTCTCCATGCGCGTGATCGCCGATCACTCCCGGGCCGTCTTCTTCCTCATCTCCGACGGCATCCTGCCCTCCAACGAGGGCCGGGGCTACGTCCTGCGGCGCATCCTGCGCCGGGCCTGCCGGCACGGCAAGCTCCTGGGCTTCGACAGGCCCTTCCTCCACGAGGTCGTCAGCTCCGTCGTGGAGGTCATGAAGGACGCCTACCCCGAGATCGTCGACCGGCTGGCCTTCGTGCAGAAGGTGGTCTTCAACGAGGAGCAGCGCTTCCTCGAGACGCTGGACACGGGCCTGCGCATCCTCACCGACGAGGTGGCCAAGCTCAAGGCCGTGGGCGGCACCGTCATCCCCGGCGACGTGGTCTTCCGGCTCTACGACACCTACGGGTTCCCCTTCGACCTCACCGCCGACATCGTGAAGAAGGACAGGCTCACCCTTGACATGGAGGGCTTCGAGAAGCGCATGGAGGAGCAGCGCGAGAAGGCCCGCGAGAGCTGGAAGGGAAGCGGCGAGAGCGCCGTGGCCGACAGCTACAAGAAGCTCTCCCTCAAGGGCATCCGGAGCGAGTTGGTGGGCTACGAGGAGGTCACCGAGGCCACCTCCTTCGTCACGGCCATCCTCAAGAAGGACGAGGAGGTGGACGTGATCACCGAGGGCACCAACGCCGAGATCTTCACCGACCAGACGCCCTTCTACGGCGAGACGGGCGGCCAGGTGGGCGACGTGGGCGTCATCGAGGGCGAGGGCTTCCTCTTCGAGGTCTGGGACACCCAGCGCCCCGACGAGAACCTCATCACCCACATCGGAAAGCTCAAGAAGGGCACCCTCCGGGTGGGCGACACGGTGCACCTCAAGGTGGAGAAGAACACCCGCAGGGCGACCGAGTGCAACCACTCGGCCACGCACCTGCTCAACGCGGCCCTGCACGCCGTGCTGGGCGATCACGTCAAGCAGGCGGGCTCGCTCGTCAACCCCGAGCGGCTGCGGTTCGACTTCACCCACTTCTCCCGCATCGACGAGAAGGAGCTGGACCGCATCGAGACGCTCGTCAACGAGTACATCCAGGCCAACCTCCCCGTCAAGACGAGCATCCTCGACAAGGAGGCGGCCATGAAGACGGGGGCGCACGCCGTCTTCGACGAGAAGTACGCCGACAAGGTCCGCGTCGTCCAGATGGGCAAGGTGAGCGCCGAGCTCTGCGGCGGCACCCACGTGACCCGCACGGGCAATATCGGCGTCCTGAAAATCATCTCCGAGTCCGCCGTCGCGGCGGGCGTGCGGCGCATCGAGGCCGTCACGGGCCCCGAGGCCGTGAAGTACATCAAGAGGCAGGACCACGAGCTGAAGAAGGTGGCCAACCTGCTGCGCACGGGCCCCTTCGAGGTGGCCGAGCGCGTCGAAAAGATGATGAAGCACCAGCGCGACCTGGAGCGCGAGATCGAGGCCCTCAAGGGCAGGCTCGCCGCGAAGGAGTCGGGCGACATCGTCAAGAAGGCCAAGAAGGTGGGCGACGTGAAGCTGCTGGCCGAGCGGGTCGAGGTCTCCGATGTGAAGGCCCTGCGCGACTTCGGCGACAAGCTGCGCGACAAGCTGGGCTCCGGCATCGTCTGCCTGGGCAGCCAGGTGGGCGAGAAGGCGATGCTGCTGTGCATGGTCACGAAGGACCTGGCGGGCAAGTACAACGCGGGCGACATCGTCAAGGAGATCGCCCCCATCGTGGGCGGCAGCGGCGGCGGGCGGCCCGACATGGCCCAGGCCGGCGGCACCCAGCCCGAGAACATCGACAAGGCCCTCAAGAAGGTGAAGGACCTTCTGAAGGGCGAAAAAAAAGTGGCCAAGAAGGCTAAAAAATAG
- a CDS encoding membrane-associated protein, whose translation MIPLWVKISYTLFVAVVVAVYSVKYRLGNFLWFSDIALLMTVPALWLESSLLASMTAVGVLLPEVLWNVSYFGQLLTGRRVTGLTDYMFDADKPLYLRGLSLFHVFLPVLLLWMVHVLGYSPQAWLAQTVLAWAVLLLAYFFTDPEDNVNWVFGPGAKPQTRVPPLIYLGFLMAGFPLLIFLPTHWLLQWLFG comes from the coding sequence ATGATACCCCTGTGGGTCAAGATCTCCTATACGCTCTTCGTCGCCGTCGTCGTGGCGGTGTATTCCGTCAAGTACCGCCTCGGGAACTTTCTCTGGTTCTCGGACATCGCCCTGCTGATGACCGTCCCGGCACTGTGGCTCGAGAGCAGCCTGCTGGCCAGCATGACCGCCGTGGGGGTTCTCCTGCCGGAGGTGCTCTGGAACGTGAGCTACTTCGGGCAGCTCCTCACGGGCAGGCGGGTCACGGGGCTGACGGACTACATGTTCGACGCAGACAAGCCGCTGTACCTCCGGGGGCTCTCCCTGTTCCATGTCTTCCTGCCCGTCCTGCTGCTGTGGATGGTCCATGTGCTCGGCTACTCGCCGCAGGCCTGGCTCGCGCAGACGGTTCTCGCCTGGGCCGTTCTCCTGCTGGCCTATTTCTTCACGGACCCCGAAGACAACGTGAACTGGGTGTTCGGGCCGGGCGCCAAGCCGCAGACGCGGGTGCCGCCCCTCATCTATCTCGGTTTCCTGATGGCCGGCTTCCCGTTGCTCATCTTCCTGCCCACGCACTGGCTGCTGCAGTGGCTGTTCGGCTGA
- a CDS encoding regulatory protein RecX — MEDHLQYKRARERALRLLALRGRSRAELRKKLADRDFTESVIDRVLENLGGLGYLDDGAFAVNRARHLAVNRLYGNRKIEEQLREKGIPREAAREAIREVREEFPEKEGIARYAARKLQGRSLESLDKKERLALARMLQGKGYHLGLILDYLGPYEESPAYDTD, encoded by the coding sequence ATGGAGGACCACCTCCAATACAAGCGGGCCAGGGAGCGGGCCCTGCGCCTCCTGGCCCTGCGGGGACGCAGCCGGGCGGAGCTGCGGAAGAAGCTCGCCGATCGGGACTTCACGGAATCCGTCATCGACAGGGTACTTGAAAATCTCGGCGGGCTGGGGTATCTCGACGATGGGGCCTTCGCCGTGAACCGGGCCCGGCACCTCGCCGTGAACCGCCTTTACGGCAACCGCAAGATCGAGGAGCAGCTGCGGGAAAAGGGCATCCCCCGCGAGGCGGCCCGTGAGGCCATCCGCGAGGTCCGCGAGGAGTTCCCCGAGAAAGAAGGGATCGCCCGCTACGCCGCCAGGAAGCTCCAAGGCCGAAGCCTCGAGAGCCTCGACAAGAAGGAACGGCTGGCCCTCGCCCGGATGCTCCAGGGCAAGGGCTATCACCTGGGGCTGATCCTCGATTACCTGGGGCCCTACGAGGAGAGCCCCGCATACGATACCGACTGA
- a CDS encoding autotransporter outer membrane beta-barrel domain-containing protein gives MRRICRFTSRAFLPLAIAVLLLSTFPSAAVSSAQAQGAVKVVQFKDGTTVTGRILEMNVYTIRVQSADGSVVTRPFDDIASIRNRDDLAQPRSILPVHAFAIGFEAFHKAYKEPDVMNEKGMMYGIGLAYTYRDRVMLKASLLLAYGEVDYENSGTLDGIPDRHVELRGLVGYDFAVDSTLVVTPYIGLGYRFLRNDSAGMITSTGARGYNRESNYVYSPIGIAVVKILPDGWSLSAEAEFDYLWYGKQYSDLSDASPLFPDISNEQDQGYGIRGSVRIEKKLAASSVFVEPFVRYWHISQSDDTIFTAGGTTYRGYEPKNNTTEIGAFVGLRF, from the coding sequence ATGAGAAGGATATGCCGGTTCACGTCCCGTGCCTTCCTGCCGTTGGCCATCGCCGTCCTTCTTCTTTCTACGTTCCCATCTGCAGCAGTCTCCAGCGCCCAGGCTCAAGGCGCCGTCAAGGTCGTCCAGTTCAAGGACGGCACGACGGTCACGGGCAGGATCCTGGAGATGAACGTCTACACGATCCGGGTCCAGTCCGCCGACGGGTCGGTCGTCACCCGCCCGTTCGACGACATCGCGTCGATCCGGAACCGTGACGATCTCGCCCAGCCCCGCAGCATTCTCCCGGTGCACGCCTTCGCAATCGGCTTCGAGGCGTTCCACAAGGCATACAAGGAACCCGACGTGATGAACGAGAAGGGAATGATGTACGGGATCGGCCTCGCGTACACGTACCGCGACCGGGTGATGCTGAAGGCAAGCCTGCTGCTGGCCTATGGCGAGGTGGACTACGAGAACTCCGGCACGCTGGACGGCATCCCCGACCGTCACGTGGAGCTGCGGGGCCTCGTGGGGTATGATTTCGCCGTAGACTCCACACTGGTCGTCACGCCGTACATCGGCCTCGGCTATCGCTTCCTGCGCAACGATTCCGCCGGGATGATCACATCCACCGGCGCCCGGGGCTACAACCGGGAGTCCAATTATGTCTACTCGCCCATCGGCATCGCCGTCGTCAAAATCCTGCCCGATGGGTGGTCCCTGTCGGCCGAGGCCGAGTTCGACTACCTGTGGTACGGCAAGCAGTACAGCGACCTGAGCGACGCCAGCCCGCTCTTCCCCGACATCTCCAACGAGCAGGACCAGGGCTACGGCATCCGGGGCTCCGTCCGGATCGAGAAGAAGCTGGCCGCGTCGTCGGTCTTCGTTGAGCCCTTCGTCCGCTACTGGCACATCAGCCAGTCGGACGACACGATTTTTACCGCCGGGGGCACAACGTACAGGGGATACGAGCCCAAGAACAACACGACCGAGATCGGCGCATTCGTGGGGCTCAGGTTCTAG
- a CDS encoding AAA family ATPase has protein sequence MARKTAGTGRKTRYFDIALQCAARISLEFTEPFERALRIMEDSARHVFVTGRAGTGKSTLLAHFTETTAKQVAVLAPTGVAAVNVGGQTIHSFFGFRPDVTPETAKKKLRDADAAIYRKLDAIVIDEVSMVRADLMDCVDAFLRVNGPVKGAPFGGLQMILIGDLYQLPPVVGSAEKMLFKTLYPSPYFFSARVFEGLEMEFVELEKIYRQQDDRFIELLNAIRNRTVTEEDLALLNTRVDADFEPPADEYYIHLTSTNDLADRYNEEQLKKLKGRTWTSYGIVEGEFGKEYLPTAPELKLKKGAQVMLLNNDTWCRWVNGSIGKITGFVRDPEAGTLVRVRLNDGGTVEVAPFTWQIFRFVLHDGGLESEEVGTFTQYPLRLAFAVTIHKSQGKTFERAIIDVGRGTFAPGQLYVALSRCTSLEGIVLRKPLRRQNILLDWAVVRYLTRCQYRQAAKSQSLEDKLRILKEAIRRRQPLEMVYLKGSDVKSRRTVKPLHLGEMEYAGRPFLGLEAWCLKRRDRRVFNVEKILSLRPADGEQ, from the coding sequence ATGGCACGGAAGACCGCCGGAACCGGCAGGAAGACACGGTACTTCGACATCGCGCTGCAATGCGCCGCCCGAATCTCCCTCGAGTTCACGGAGCCCTTCGAGCGGGCGCTGCGGATCATGGAGGACTCGGCCCGGCACGTCTTCGTCACGGGCCGCGCCGGCACCGGGAAGTCCACCCTGCTTGCCCACTTCACGGAGACGACGGCCAAGCAGGTGGCCGTCCTGGCCCCGACGGGGGTGGCGGCCGTCAACGTGGGCGGCCAGACGATCCACTCCTTCTTCGGGTTCAGGCCCGACGTGACCCCCGAGACGGCCAAGAAGAAGCTCCGGGATGCCGATGCGGCGATCTACCGCAAGCTCGACGCCATCGTGATCGACGAGGTCTCCATGGTCCGGGCCGACCTGATGGACTGCGTGGACGCCTTCCTGAGGGTCAACGGCCCCGTCAAGGGCGCCCCCTTCGGCGGCCTGCAGATGATCCTCATCGGCGATCTCTACCAGCTGCCGCCCGTGGTCGGCTCGGCCGAGAAGATGCTGTTCAAGACGCTCTACCCCAGCCCCTACTTCTTCAGCGCCCGCGTCTTTGAGGGCCTCGAGATGGAGTTCGTCGAGCTGGAGAAGATCTACCGGCAGCAGGACGACCGCTTCATCGAGCTGCTCAACGCCATCCGAAACCGCACGGTCACGGAGGAGGACCTGGCGCTTCTCAACACGCGCGTCGATGCGGACTTCGAGCCCCCCGCCGACGAGTACTACATCCACCTCACCAGCACCAACGACCTGGCCGACCGCTACAACGAGGAGCAGCTCAAGAAGCTCAAGGGCAGGACCTGGACCTCGTACGGCATCGTCGAGGGCGAGTTCGGGAAGGAGTACCTGCCGACGGCGCCCGAGCTGAAGCTCAAGAAGGGCGCCCAGGTCATGCTGCTCAACAACGACACCTGGTGCCGCTGGGTGAACGGGAGCATCGGGAAAATCACGGGCTTCGTCAGGGACCCCGAGGCGGGGACGCTGGTGCGGGTCCGGCTCAACGACGGCGGGACGGTCGAGGTGGCGCCCTTCACCTGGCAGATTTTCCGGTTCGTGCTGCACGACGGCGGCCTGGAGTCGGAGGAGGTGGGCACCTTCACCCAATACCCGCTGCGGCTCGCCTTTGCCGTGACCATCCACAAGAGCCAGGGGAAGACCTTCGAGCGGGCGATCATCGACGTGGGCCGGGGGACCTTCGCACCGGGCCAGTTGTACGTGGCCCTCTCGCGCTGCACGAGCCTCGAGGGCATCGTCCTCCGCAAGCCCCTGCGCAGGCAGAACATCCTGCTGGACTGGGCGGTGGTCCGCTACCTGACCCGCTGCCAGTACCGCCAGGCCGCGAAGAGCCAGAGCCTCGAGGACAAGCTGCGGATCCTCAAGGAGGCTATCCGGCGCAGGCAGCCCCTGGAGATGGTCTACCTGAAGGGCTCCGACGTCAAGAGCCGAAGGACGGTGAAGCCGCTGCACCTGGGCGAGATGGAGTACGCGGGCAGGCCCTTCCTGGGACTCGAGGCCTGGTGCCTGAAGCGCCGCGACAGGCGGGTGTTCAACGTGGAGAAGATCCTCAGCCTTCGGCCGGCCGATGGGGAACAGTAG